The following proteins are encoded in a genomic region of Populus trichocarpa isolate Nisqually-1 chromosome 13, P.trichocarpa_v4.1, whole genome shotgun sequence:
- the LOC7482421 gene encoding uncharacterized protein LOC7482421, with amino-acid sequence METSSFLLKQLPSGNCLSLPRLPRYVAISSPQFLTHKSHFHSVSTFQQSLTIWNSSSNGSTKPRTPTKKRRSLNRSKSSSSSNSTFIDITKPYTTGSCGISTSNIHAPAPASAKQVVVEKQEKKMSVCTLKENGDPLGRKDLGKSVVKWISQAMRAMAREFASAEAQGEFTELRQRMGPGLTFVIQAQPYLNAVPMPLGLEAICLKACTHYPTLFDHFQRELREVLQDLKRKGLVQDWQKTESWKLLKELANSAQHRAIARKATQSKPLQGVLGMNLEKAKAIQGRINEFTNQMSELLRIERDAELEFTQEELNAVPTLDESSDSSKPIEFLVSHGQGQQELCDTICNLYAVSTSTGLGGMHLVLFRVEGNHRLPPTTLSPGDMVCVRICDSRGAGATSSLQGFVNNLGEDGCSISVALESRHGDPTFSKLSGKSVRIDRIHGLADAVTYERNCEALMLLQKKGLHKKNPSIAVVATLFGDKEDVAWLEENDLASWDEADFDEHLGKPFDDSQRRAITLGLNKKRPFLIIQGPPGTGKSGLLKELIALAVGKGERVLVTAPTNAAVDNMVEKLSNIGLNIVRVGNPARISSAVASKSLGDIVNSKLAAFRTEFERKKSDLRKDLSHCLKDDSLAAGIRQLLKQLGKTLKKKEKETVREVLSSAQVVLATNTGAADPLIRRLDAFDLVVMDEAGQAIEPSCWIPILQGKRCILAGDQCQLAPVILSRKALEGGLGVSLLERASTLHEGVLATKLTTQYRMNDAIASWASKEMYSGLLKSSSTVASHLLVDTPFVKPTWITQCPLLLLDTRMPYGSLSVGCEEHLDPAGTGSFYNEGEADIVVQHVSSLIFSGVRPTAIAVQSPYVAQVQLLRERLDELPEADGVEIATIDSFQGREADAVIISMVRSNTLGAVGFLGDSKRTNVAITRARKHVAVVCDSSTICHNTFLARLLRHIRYFGRVKHAEPGSFGGSGFDMNPMLPSIS; translated from the exons atggaaacgAGCAGCTTTTTATTGAAGCAGCTTCCAAGTGGGAATTGCTTGAGCCTACCTCGGCTTCCTCGTTATGTAGCCATTTCTTCTCCACAATTCCTTACTCATAAATCCCATTTCCATTCTGTTTCAACATTCCAACAATCACTTACCATTTGGAACAGCAGCAGTAATGGTTCTACGAAGCCCAGAACcccaacaaaaaagagaagatcgCTCAATAGAAgcaaaagcagcagcagcagcaatagcACATTTATTGATATCACTAAACCATATACAACAGGTTCTTGTGGTATCAGTACTAGTAATATCCATGCTCCTGCGCCTGCTTCTGCTAAGCAAGTTGTGGTggaaaagcaagaaaagaaaatgagtgtGTGCACGCTTAAGGAGAATGGAGACCCACTGGGGCGTAAAGATCTTGGAAAGAGTGTCGTGAAATGGATTTCTCAGGCAATGAGAGCAATGGCTAGAGAGTTTGCTTCAGCCGAGGCGCAAGGGGAGTTTACGGAATTGAGACAGAGAATGGGGCCTGGCTTGACATTTGTTATACAAGCACAGCCTTACCTTAATGCTGTTCCTATGCCTCTCGGTCTCGAAGCTATTTGCTTGAAGGCCTGCACTCATTATCCCACGCTATTTGATCATTTCCAGAGAGAATTGAGGGAGGTTCTTCAAGACTTGAAGCGTAAAGGGTTGGTTCAAGATTGGCAAAAGACTGAGTCTTGGAAGTTGCTCAAGGAGCTTGCCAATTcag CTCAGCATAGAGCAATTGCGAGGAAGGCTACTCAATCAAAGCCTCTCCAAGGGGTTTTAGGGATGAACTTGGAGAAGGCTAAGGCTATACAGGGCAGAATTAATGAGTTCACAAATCAAATGTCTGAATTGCTTCGTATAGAGAGGGATGCTGAATTGGAGTTTACGCAAGAAGAACTGAATGCCGTTCCTACACTTGATGAAAGTTCTGATTCATCTAAACCCATTGAATTCTTGGTTAGCCATGGCCAGGGTCAGCAAGAGCTCTGTGACACCATCTGCAACTTGTATGCTGTCAGCACATCTACAG GATTAGGAGGAATGCACTTGGTACTGTTTCGAGTTGAAGGAAATCATCGATTGCCTCCTACAACCCTTTCGCCAGGAGATATGGTTTGTGTGAGAATATGTGATAGCAGGGGTGCCGGTGCAACTTCTAGTTTACAGGGATTTGTGAACAACCTTGGGGAAGATGGCTGCAGCATCAGTGTGGCTTTAGAATCTCGTCATGGTGATCCTACCTTCTCTAAGCTCTCTGGCAAGAGTGTGCGCATTGATCGTATTCATGGATTGGCTGATGCTGTCACATATGAG CGCAATTGTGAGGCCCTGATGCTGCTTCAGAAGAAGGGTCTGCACAAGAAAAATCCTTCAATTGCTGTTGTGGCTACATTATTTGGTGATAAGGAAGATGTTGCTTGGTTGGAGGAGAATGATTTGGCAAGTTGGGATGAAGCAGACTTTGATGAACATTTGGGGAAACCTTTTGATGATTCCCAGCGAAGAGCAATTACCCTGGGGTTGAACAAGAAACGACCATTTTTGATAATCCAGGGGCCTCCTGGTACTGGGAAGTCAGGCTTGCTTAAGGAACTTATTGCACTTGCTGTTGGGAAAGGTGAAAGGGTGCTGGTGACAGCACCTACGAATGCAGCTGTTGACAATATGGTTGAGAAGCTATCAAATATTGGGTTGAACATTGTGCGGGTTGGTAATCCAGCACGTATTTCTTCAGCAGTTGCATCAAAGTCTCTGGGTGATATAGTGAATTCTAAGCTTGCAGCATTCCGAACAGAGTTTGAAAGAAAGAAGTCTGATTTAAGAAAAGACCTGAGTCATTGTCTAAAGGATGATTCTTTAGCTGCTGGTATACGCCAGCTTTTGAAACAGCTTGGAAAGACgctgaagaaaaaggagaaagagacTGTGAGGGAGGTGCTCTCGAGTGCACAGGTAGTGCTTGCCACTAACACTGGAGCAGCGGATCCATTGATTCGAAGGCTGGATGCTTTTGACCTGGTTGTTATGGATGAAGCAGGGCAGGCAATTGAACCTTCTTGCTGGATTCCTATATTGCAGGGCAAACGTTGTATTCTTGCTGGGGATCAATGCCAACTTGCACCAGTGATCCTATCCAGAAAAGCCTTGGAGGGCGGCCTTGGAGTCTCTCTCTTGGAAAGAGCTTCCACTTTGCATGAAGGGGTCCTTGCAACCAAGTTAACAACACAATATCGTATGAATGATGCAATTGCCAGTTGGGCCTCAAAGGAGATGTATAGTGGATTACTGAAGTCGTCTTCCACTGTCGCTTCACATCTTCTTGTAGATACTCCATTTGTTAAg CCCACTTGGATCACACAATGCCCATTGCTGTTGCTTGATACAAGAATGCCATATGGAAGTTTGTCAGTGGGCTGTGAGGAGCATTTAGACCCAGCTGGAACAGGCTCATTTTATAATGAAGGCGAAGCAGATATTGTTGTGCAGCATGtgtcctctttaattttttcag GTGTTAGACCAACAGCTATTGCGGTGCAATCACCATATGTTGCTCAGGTACAACTCTTGAGGGAGAGGCTAGATGAACTTCCAGAGGCGGATGGTGTAGAGATTGCAACTATTGATAGCTTTCAAGGCCGAGAGGCTGATGCAGTAATTATATCAATG GTCCGCTCAAACACCTTAGGAGCTGTTGGATTCCTGGGGGATAGCAAGCGAACGAATGTTGCCATTACAAGGGCGCGCAAACACGTAGCAGTTGTCTGTGATAGCTCAACAATATGTCATAACACCTTCCTAGCCAGGCTATTGCGTCACATCCGCTATTTTGGCAGGGTTAAGCATGCCGAGCCTGGTAGTTTTGGGGGATCTGGATTTGACATGAACCCAATGTTGCCATCGATTAGCTAA
- the LOC7482422 gene encoding benzyl alcohol O-benzoyltransferase, with protein MASSPSSLVFKVHRREPELIKPAKPTPHEFKLLSDIDDQEGLRYHIPFIQFYRHNPSVQGKDPVKVIREAIAKTLVFYYPFAGRLMAGHNRKLMVECTGEGILFIEADADVTLEQFGDPLQPPFPCLEELLFDVPGSSGVLNCPLLLIQVSRLKCGGFLFSLRLNHTMSDGPGLVQFMAAVGEMARGASAPSVPPVWERHVLNATDPPRVSCRHRAYEEVAGSKSSILTHDHLVHRSFFFSPSDITALRKLVPPHLGYCSSFEILTACLWICRAIALQPDPNEEMRIICLVNAREKLNPPLLPRGYYGNGFGLLAAVATAGELSKRPIGYALELVKKAKAGMTEEYMRSTASLMVSKGRPLFTVPGTYIVSDLRRTGFEKVDFGWGNALYGGTAKAIPELASFYIPFTNKKGEDGVVVQFCLPAPAMERLFKELEGMLKG; from the exons ATGGCTTCATCACCCTCTTCTCTAGTTTTCAAAGTTCACAGACGTGAACCCGAGCTGATCAAACCAGCGAAGCCCACCCCACATGAGTTCAAGCTGTTATCTGACATTGATGACCAAGAAGGCCTTCGATACCACATTCCATTCATACAATTTTATCGGCACAATCCCTCAGTGCAAGGGAAAGACCCCGTCAAGGTCATCAGAGAGGCAATTGCTAAAACATTAGTGTTTTACTATCCATTTGCCGGCAGGCTGATGGCAGGGCATAACCGCAAGCTCATGGTGGAATGCACTGGCGAGGGTATCTTGTTTATAGAGGCTGACGCTGATGTTACACTTGAGCAGTTTGGTGATCCACTTCAACCTCCATTTCCTTGCTTGGAGGAGCTCCTCTTTGATGTTCCTGGCTCTAGCGGGGTGCTAAACTGCCCTCTGTTACTTATTCAG GTGTCACGGCTCAAGTGTGGTGGTTTTCTCTTTTCCCTCCGCCTCAACCATACCATGAGTGACGGCCCAGGATTAGTGCAATTCATGGCAGCGGTGGGTGAGATGGCACGCGGAGCCAGCGCCCCCTCTGTCCCTCCAGTGTGGGAAAGACATGTCCTTAATGCAACTGACCCACCTCGAGTTTCTTGCAGACACCGAGCGTACGAGGAGGTAGCTGGCTCCAAGAGCTCAATTCTTACACATGATCATCTGGTTCATCGTTCATTTTTCTTTAGCCCTTCAGATATAACTGCTCTTCGAAAATTGGTCCCACCTCACCTCGGCTATTGTTCTAGTTTCGAAATATTAACGGCATGTCTTTGGATATGTCGTGCCATTGCCCTCCAACCAGATCCTAATGAAGAAATGCGCATAATTTGCCTCGTCAATGCTCGTGAAAAACTCAACCCTCCGTTATTACCAAGAGGTTACTATGGTAATGGTTTTGGTCTTCTAGCAGCAGTAGCAACTGCAGGGGAACTTTCGAAAAGGCCAATTGGATATGCTTTGGAGCTGGTAAAGAAGGCTAAGGCGGGCATGACTGAGGAATACATGCGATCTACAGCATCTTTGATGGTGAGCAAGGGAAGGCCTCTTTTTACTGTGCCAGGGACCTACATAGTGTCGGACTTGAGACGTACGGGATTTGAAAAGGTAGATTTCGGATGGGGAAATGCTCTCTATGGCGGGACTGCAAAAGCCATCCCTGAACTTGCAAGCTTTTATATTCCGTTTACAAATAAGAAAGGAGAAGATGGGGTCGTAGTACAATTTTGCTTGCCAGCTCCTGCCATGGAAAGACTTTTCAAGGAGCTTGAAGGCATGCTAAAGGGctga
- the LOC7493882 gene encoding protein BOLA4, chloroplastic/mitochondrial has product MAKSHTIFMSWRPYSLLRLALPSSLLHLPKPHSVILNKTQPNLLFSCANRTKLHFETHGFVKLGFGSVGNRRFSTEASRDVNDAGSIDSPLMKSMENKIKEELTAESVSVKDAYGDGRHVCIDVISEAFEGQSAVNRQRMVYKAIWEELQSTVHAVDQMTTRTPTEAAAQK; this is encoded by the exons ATGGCAAAGAGCCACACCATCTTCATGTCGTGGCGCCCCTACTCTCTCCTTCGCCTAGCTCTCCCTTCATCTCTTCTCCACCTCCCAAAACCACACTCGGTCATTTTAAACAAGACTCAACCAAACTTGCTCTTCTCTTGCGCTAACAGAACCAAACTCCACTTTGAAACCCATGGCTTCGTTAAATTAGGGTTTGGTTCTGTCGGTAATCGCAGATTCAGTACTGAAGCTTCCCGTGATGTTAATGATGCTGGCTCCATTGACTCTCCTCTTATGAAGTCCATGGAGAACAAG ATTAAGGAAGAACTAACTGCGGAATCAGTCTCTGTAAAAGATGCTTACGGTGATGGTCGACATGTCTG CATAGATGTTATCTCTGAAGCCTTCGAGGGACAGTCAGCCGTGAATAGGCAGAGGATGGTATACAAAGCCATCTGGGAGGAGCTTCAGAGCACTGTACACGCAGTTGATCAGATGACTACCCGAACCCCAACTGAAGCAGCTGCCCAGAAGTGA